From Natrinema salaciae, the proteins below share one genomic window:
- the dgoD gene encoding galactonate dehydratase, protein MKIVDYELFRVPPRWLFLKLETADGLIGWGEPIVEGRAETVRTAVDEIMDSYLLGKDPRHIEDHWQAMYRGCFYRGGPVLMSAIAGIDQALWDLKGRTFGAPVYELLGGRTRERIRVYQWIGGDRTEEVGAEAEQLCDVGYTALKMDAANQMRHLEPPAAVDEIVSRVEHVRETVGPHIDIVVDFRGRISKSLAKRIAPKLEPFDIAFIEEPVLPENLEYLPPLASRTTVPLATGERLYSRWDFKPLFERGGVDVVQPDVSHAGGISEMVRIANMAEAHDVAVAPNCPLGPIALAASLQVSATVPNLLFQDHGFDIYPAPKSAADNYLDDASVFEFADGYLDLLDDPGLGIEIDEEAVREQSQRNLNWHNQVWRQEDGSIAEW, encoded by the coding sequence ATGAAAATCGTCGACTACGAACTGTTCCGAGTGCCGCCCCGGTGGCTCTTCCTGAAACTCGAGACGGCGGACGGGCTGATCGGGTGGGGTGAACCGATCGTCGAAGGGCGGGCCGAGACCGTCCGAACCGCCGTCGACGAGATTATGGACAGTTACCTCCTCGGGAAGGACCCACGGCACATCGAGGATCACTGGCAAGCGATGTATCGAGGCTGTTTCTATCGCGGCGGACCCGTGCTGATGAGCGCCATCGCGGGAATCGATCAGGCGCTGTGGGATCTCAAGGGTCGAACGTTCGGTGCACCGGTGTACGAACTCCTCGGCGGAAGAACGCGGGAGCGAATCCGCGTCTACCAGTGGATCGGCGGCGACCGCACCGAGGAGGTCGGTGCGGAAGCGGAGCAGTTGTGTGACGTCGGCTACACCGCGTTGAAGATGGATGCGGCGAACCAGATGCGACACCTCGAGCCGCCGGCCGCGGTGGACGAGATCGTTTCCCGCGTCGAACACGTCCGCGAGACCGTCGGGCCGCATATCGACATCGTCGTCGACTTCAGGGGACGAATCTCGAAATCGCTCGCGAAACGTATCGCACCGAAACTCGAGCCGTTCGACATCGCGTTCATCGAGGAGCCGGTCCTTCCCGAAAACCTCGAGTATCTGCCGCCGCTCGCGTCCCGGACCACCGTTCCGCTGGCGACGGGCGAACGGCTCTACTCGCGGTGGGACTTCAAGCCGCTGTTCGAGCGCGGCGGCGTGGACGTCGTGCAACCCGACGTCTCCCACGCCGGCGGGATCTCCGAAATGGTACGAATCGCGAACATGGCGGAGGCGCACGACGTGGCAGTGGCCCCGAACTGTCCGCTCGGACCGATCGCGCTGGCGGCCTCGTTGCAAGTGAGCGCGACCGTGCCGAACCTGCTATTTCAGGACCACGGGTTCGACATCTATCCCGCCCCGAAGAGCGCAGCCGACAACTACCTCGACGACGCCTCCGTCTTCGAGTTCGCGGATGGCTATCTCGACCTCCTCGACGACCCCGGGTTGGGGATCGAGATCGACGAGGAGGCCGTCCGCGAGCAGTCCCAGCGAAACCTGAACTGGCACAACCAGGTGTGGCGTCAGGAGGACGGGAGTATCGCGGAGTGGTGA
- a CDS encoding PIG-L deacetylase family protein — protein sequence MELVAIVAHPDDADIFCGGTLAKHADRGDTVTIAHLTRGEYGAVETTTTEIASVREAEARQSGEILGAAAVEFLGFEDGRIEYSLENRLSIVETIRTFSPDIVLTHYRDDMHPDHRVTSRLVTDAYYMASLPLVETPSEPCDPANIYYFGKPTAEFDPSVHVDITGYEDVKADAIRQHESQVEFLQSHGGIDAEFDNLVDGVAAENTVLGKRTGVDSAEGFVPFHETAHAYLE from the coding sequence ATGGAACTAGTAGCCATCGTTGCGCATCCGGACGATGCCGACATCTTTTGCGGTGGAACGCTCGCAAAACACGCCGATCGGGGCGACACGGTCACGATCGCCCATCTAACCCGCGGCGAATACGGGGCCGTCGAGACGACGACCACCGAGATCGCGTCCGTCCGCGAGGCGGAAGCGCGCCAGTCCGGTGAGATACTCGGCGCGGCCGCGGTGGAGTTTCTCGGATTCGAGGACGGGCGCATCGAGTACTCCCTCGAGAACCGGCTCTCGATCGTCGAGACGATTCGAACGTTTTCGCCGGACATCGTTCTCACGCACTATCGGGACGACATGCATCCCGATCATCGAGTCACATCGCGACTCGTCACCGACGCCTACTACATGGCGTCGCTGCCCCTCGTCGAGACGCCGTCGGAGCCCTGCGATCCGGCAAACATCTACTACTTCGGGAAGCCGACCGCCGAGTTCGATCCGTCGGTCCACGTCGATATCACCGGCTACGAGGACGTCAAGGCGGACGCGATCAGACAACACGAGTCCCAAGTCGAGTTCCTCCAGTCGCACGGCGGAATCGACGCGGAGTTTGACAATCTCGTGGACGGAGTCGCCGCGGAAAACACCGTCCTCGGGAAACGAACCGGGGTCGACAGCGCCGAAGGATTCGTCCCGTTCCACGAGACCGCCCACGCCTACCTCGAGTGA
- a CDS encoding IclR family transcriptional regulator, translating to MQSDTAIGATVRSMTILEIVADSPEPIGVTAIADQTELSKGTVSKHLSTLHELGYVDRSDGHYLPSVQFLDYGIRTGSLSELHRAATAPIDELAEMTNEVAGMAIEHNGRVVDVYLSTKHADRDFPAYNTRLLHCSAAGKAILAEQSDDALDALLEDHRPERTEYTITAEPELRAELDRIRDRGVAFDRQEQFPRVNSVADGISTGSLTGAVFVSGWADELSGKRFEENVPGILFSASSMLLSALSAEPASRR from the coding sequence ATGCAGAGCGATACCGCGATCGGTGCCACCGTTCGGTCGATGACGATCCTCGAAATCGTCGCGGATTCGCCGGAGCCGATCGGTGTTACGGCGATTGCCGATCAGACGGAGCTGTCGAAGGGCACCGTTTCCAAGCATCTGTCGACGCTGCACGAACTCGGGTACGTCGACCGATCTGACGGCCACTACCTGCCGTCGGTGCAGTTTCTCGACTACGGCATCCGGACTGGGTCACTGTCCGAACTGCACCGCGCAGCGACGGCCCCGATCGACGAACTCGCCGAGATGACGAACGAAGTAGCCGGGATGGCTATCGAACACAACGGGCGAGTCGTCGACGTGTATCTCTCCACGAAACACGCCGACCGGGACTTTCCGGCGTACAACACGCGGCTTCTTCACTGTAGCGCCGCTGGAAAGGCGATTCTCGCCGAGCAGTCGGACGACGCGCTCGACGCGCTTCTCGAGGACCACCGGCCGGAACGGACCGAGTACACGATCACGGCCGAACCCGAACTCCGCGCCGAGTTGGATCGGATCCGCGATCGCGGCGTCGCGTTCGATCGGCAGGAGCAGTTTCCGCGTGTGAACAGCGTCGCCGACGGAATCTCGACCGGATCGCTGACTGGTGCAGTCTTCGTCTCGGGGTGGGCTGACGAACTCTCCGGGAAGCGATTCGAAGAAAACGTCCCCGGAATCCTCTTCAGCGCGAGTAGCATGCTGCTCTCGGCGCTCTCGGCTGAGCCCGCTTCCCGTCGGTAG
- a CDS encoding aminotransferase class V-fold PLP-dependent enzyme, protein MSEETVYDELGVPSVVNAAGTKTRIGGSRIRPDAVEAMERAATEFVRLSDLQAKASELIADVTGSQAGYVTCGADAGLLLAAAAALAGDDPGVMDQLPDTDGIPDEIIMPRTHRTGYDHAFRAAGATIVDVGTNDRVLGTGATAVEPWEIDRAISERTAAIGYVQKPYTEPALSTVTEIASEYDVPVIVDAAAELPPTENFSRFIEDGADLVVFSGGKAIRGPQTTGIVAGRRDLVESIALQHLDMHAAGEVWQPPAELVDIDRLDGVPRQGIGRPLKVGKEELVGLLVALESFLEDDHDVARGRWQRDAARIASALESIRGVDPALDGGDDDSVAPQVAVHVDSAASTCSATELVRALRAESPRVFVGADRLDEDVFTINPMCLGASELDHVIDRVRSHLTASQ, encoded by the coding sequence ATGAGTGAAGAGACCGTGTACGACGAGCTAGGTGTCCCGAGCGTCGTCAACGCCGCCGGGACGAAAACGCGGATCGGCGGCAGCCGTATCCGGCCGGACGCCGTCGAGGCGATGGAACGGGCAGCGACCGAGTTCGTCAGGCTCTCCGATTTACAGGCGAAAGCGAGCGAACTCATCGCTGACGTGACGGGATCGCAGGCCGGCTACGTGACGTGTGGCGCAGACGCCGGACTGCTTCTCGCAGCGGCCGCGGCACTGGCGGGCGACGATCCCGGCGTGATGGATCAGCTCCCGGACACCGACGGCATCCCCGACGAGATCATCATGCCACGGACGCACAGAACCGGCTACGATCACGCGTTCCGTGCGGCCGGGGCGACGATCGTCGACGTCGGGACGAACGATCGAGTCCTCGGCACCGGAGCGACCGCGGTCGAACCCTGGGAGATCGACCGTGCAATCTCCGAGCGGACGGCGGCGATCGGCTACGTCCAGAAGCCGTACACCGAGCCCGCCCTGTCGACGGTAACCGAGATTGCGTCCGAATACGACGTCCCGGTTATCGTCGACGCGGCCGCGGAACTCCCGCCCACGGAGAACTTCTCGCGGTTCATCGAGGACGGTGCGGACCTCGTCGTCTTCAGCGGTGGGAAAGCGATCCGCGGTCCGCAAACGACCGGAATCGTCGCCGGCCGCCGGGATCTCGTCGAATCGATCGCCCTCCAGCATCTCGACATGCACGCCGCCGGCGAGGTCTGGCAACCGCCAGCAGAACTCGTCGACATCGATCGGCTCGACGGCGTCCCGCGACAGGGGATCGGACGGCCGCTGAAAGTCGGAAAGGAGGAACTCGTCGGTCTTCTCGTCGCCCTCGAGTCGTTTCTCGAGGACGACCACGACGTCGCTCGCGGCAGATGGCAGCGTGATGCTGCGCGTATCGCGTCCGCACTCGAATCCATCCGTGGGGTCGACCCAGCCCTCGATGGCGGTGACGACGACTCGGTCGCCCCGCAGGTCGCGGTTCACGTCGATTCCGCCGCCTCGACGTGCTCAGCGACGGAACTCGTTCGGGCGCTTCGAGCAGAATCGCCTCGAGTATTCGTCGGCGCGGACCGCCTCGACGAAGACGTCTTCACGATTAATCCGATGTGTCTCGGGGCGTCCGAACTGGACCACGTCATCGATCGCGTCCGGTCACACCTGACGGCGTCACAGTAA
- a CDS encoding RidA family protein, translating to MDGIETEGAPTSIGPFSQAVRDGDRLYVSGQGPVDPESGEIVGGDISAQTRATMENIETVLEAGNSSLENVVKTTVFVTDMDDYEDVNAVYERYVTEPYPARSAVEVSRLPIDIGVEIDVIARVDP from the coding sequence ATGGACGGAATCGAAACGGAAGGCGCACCCACGAGTATCGGGCCGTTCTCACAGGCAGTACGCGACGGTGATCGGTTGTACGTCTCCGGGCAGGGGCCGGTCGATCCCGAGTCGGGAGAGATCGTCGGCGGCGACATCAGTGCGCAGACACGCGCGACCATGGAGAACATCGAAACCGTTCTCGAGGCCGGGAACAGTTCGCTCGAGAACGTCGTCAAGACGACGGTGTTCGTCACCGATATGGACGACTACGAGGACGTCAACGCGGTGTACGAACGGTACGTGACCGAACCGTACCCCGCCCGGAGCGCCGTCGAAGTATCGCGGCTGCCGATCGACATCGGCGTCGAGATCGACGTGATCGCGCGGGTCGATCCATGA
- a CDS encoding glucose 1-dehydrogenase, producing MRAIAVERDGSQPRLIEKPRPEPDPGEALVRTLRVGIDGTDFEVIDGNHGGFPAESDHQVLGHEAVGVVEESNGTALEEGQLVVPTVRRPPDTANEYFRRGEPDMAPPDECLERGIDGEHGFMADYVTSPEAFLVPVPPAFEATGILIEPMSNTEKALEHAYASRSAFDWQRDAALVLGNGPLGLLTLARLQSEFERTYCLGRRDRPDPTIDLIERLGATYVDSRETPVAAVPAEYEPMDLVYEATGYAKHAFETIDALDQNGVGVLLGLPGDAAFDVAGGRLHRTLVQGNRALVGSVNSHVEHFEAACETLSALPDWFSDALVTDVFEPAAVDDAFSRSPDRIKTVIEFDSR from the coding sequence ATGAGAGCGATTGCCGTCGAACGTGACGGCTCCCAGCCGCGTCTGATAGAGAAACCGCGCCCCGAACCCGACCCCGGCGAAGCGCTGGTTCGAACGCTCCGTGTCGGGATCGATGGAACCGACTTCGAGGTGATCGACGGGAATCACGGCGGTTTCCCCGCGGAGAGCGATCACCAGGTCCTCGGTCACGAGGCCGTCGGCGTCGTCGAGGAGTCGAACGGCACCGCACTCGAGGAGGGACAGCTCGTCGTCCCGACGGTTCGCCGTCCCCCGGACACCGCGAACGAGTACTTCCGGCGGGGGGAGCCCGATATGGCACCGCCCGACGAGTGTCTCGAGCGTGGAATCGACGGCGAACACGGATTCATGGCCGACTACGTTACGAGCCCGGAAGCGTTCCTGGTTCCCGTTCCGCCCGCGTTCGAGGCGACAGGTATCCTGATCGAACCGATGAGTAATACGGAGAAGGCGCTCGAGCACGCCTACGCGTCGCGGTCGGCGTTCGACTGGCAGCGTGATGCGGCGCTCGTGCTCGGAAACGGACCGCTCGGCCTGCTAACGCTAGCCAGGCTTCAGTCGGAGTTCGAGCGGACGTACTGTCTCGGACGCCGTGATCGGCCCGATCCGACGATCGACCTCATCGAACGATTGGGTGCGACCTACGTCGACTCGCGTGAAACGCCAGTGGCCGCCGTTCCGGCCGAATACGAGCCGATGGATCTCGTCTACGAAGCGACCGGATACGCGAAACACGCCTTCGAGACGATCGATGCGCTCGATCAAAACGGCGTCGGGGTGTTGCTCGGGCTCCCCGGAGACGCTGCGTTCGACGTGGCGGGCGGTCGACTCCACCGCACGCTCGTGCAGGGGAACAGGGCACTCGTCGGCAGTGTCAACTCCCACGTCGAACACTTCGAGGCCGCCTGCGAAACGCTCTCCGCGCTCCCCGACTGGTTCAGTGACGCGCTCGTTACGGACGTCTTCGAACCGGCCGCCGTGGACGATGCGTTTTCCCGGTCACCGGATCGAATCAAGACCGTCATCGAGTTCGATTCGCGCTGA
- a CDS encoding ATP-binding protein has translation MLNLTPILKRDQPTSRIEIGAKKVGPETDTVEIRHNDRRAFFYVEPIDDSIVDGIGNKVRMHRNVKTVFGGIDRGKDFLVDPDASKRDVVECSSAKIHTSEVSPEELEPFLRENDYLLHPMEEVVPKGDERATFEVAAMEPTGYTTLRVTPNTELEFIGAGELRELRATRDAASRGGPGPAGPAEAGAGDEEGVQVSLEPKKPTVSFEEDVAGLPAVKRTAENLLALFDPDVRDEVVDRYGDEFAARGNSMLLYGPPGCGKTLISEAIAYEAKFNSSIEDAYGEVKFLEIKGSDVLSKYSGESEKRVEAIFEKAHGIAQEGFAVLFFDEVDTLIPDRGDDSLQRHERSLTNAFLQEMNEIEDNLLVIGATNMPFTIDPAATRRFPIQQFIPQPDEDVMAEVWRKHLSAMDTEDIDYERLGTASKGYTPAEIADRVLGSELQRELVESVHLPDREPIEPDTDYFFDRLGETEPKTIRQYVASVRTQIDDLEGYPELKRYVEDQADQLDMRIGTRPSSLGQLLGAGTASAESATTEPPTGAAEPETEATEPNETGSDAAEIDISDPDIADDADSIGGDDDE, from the coding sequence ATGCTTAACCTGACCCCAATACTGAAACGAGATCAGCCGACGTCTCGAATCGAGATCGGAGCCAAGAAGGTCGGTCCCGAGACGGACACCGTCGAGATCCGACACAACGACAGGCGGGCGTTCTTCTACGTCGAACCGATCGACGACTCGATCGTCGACGGGATCGGGAACAAGGTCCGGATGCACCGGAACGTCAAGACGGTGTTCGGGGGGATCGACCGCGGCAAGGACTTCCTCGTCGATCCCGACGCGTCGAAACGCGACGTCGTGGAGTGTTCGTCGGCGAAGATCCACACCAGCGAGGTCTCGCCCGAGGAGCTCGAGCCGTTCCTTCGAGAGAACGATTACCTGTTGCATCCGATGGAAGAGGTCGTTCCGAAAGGCGACGAGCGGGCGACGTTCGAGGTCGCCGCGATGGAGCCGACCGGGTACACGACGCTGCGGGTCACCCCGAACACGGAGCTCGAGTTCATCGGGGCCGGCGAACTGCGGGAGTTACGGGCGACCCGGGACGCGGCGAGTCGCGGCGGCCCGGGTCCCGCCGGCCCCGCCGAAGCGGGTGCCGGCGACGAGGAGGGCGTTCAGGTCTCGCTCGAGCCCAAGAAGCCGACCGTCAGTTTCGAGGAGGACGTCGCCGGCCTCCCGGCGGTAAAGCGCACCGCGGAGAACTTGCTCGCCCTGTTCGATCCCGACGTTCGCGACGAGGTCGTCGACCGCTACGGCGACGAGTTCGCCGCCCGGGGCAACAGCATGCTGCTGTACGGACCGCCCGGCTGCGGGAAGACGCTCATCTCGGAGGCGATCGCCTACGAGGCGAAGTTCAACTCGAGCATCGAGGACGCCTACGGCGAGGTCAAGTTCCTCGAGATCAAGGGCAGCGACGTCCTCTCGAAGTACTCCGGCGAGTCAGAGAAACGCGTCGAGGCGATCTTCGAGAAGGCACACGGGATCGCACAGGAGGGGTTCGCAGTCCTGTTTTTCGACGAGGTCGACACCCTGATCCCGGATCGGGGCGACGACTCCTTGCAGCGCCACGAGCGGTCGCTGACCAACGCCTTCCTGCAGGAGATGAACGAAATCGAAGACAACCTGCTCGTGATCGGGGCGACGAACATGCCCTTCACGATCGATCCGGCGGCGACCCGTCGGTTCCCGATCCAGCAGTTCATTCCCCAGCCCGACGAGGACGTGATGGCCGAGGTCTGGCGCAAACACCTCTCGGCCATGGACACCGAGGACATCGACTACGAGCGGCTCGGGACGGCCTCGAAGGGGTACACCCCGGCGGAGATCGCCGACCGCGTGCTCGGCAGCGAACTGCAGCGCGAACTCGTCGAGAGCGTTCACCTCCCCGATCGGGAGCCGATAGAGCCGGACACCGACTATTTTTTCGACCGGCTCGGCGAGACCGAACCGAAGACGATCCGGCAGTACGTCGCGAGCGTCCGGACGCAGATCGACGACCTCGAGGGGTACCCCGAACTCAAACGCTACGTCGAGGACCAGGCCGACCAGCTGGACATGCGCATCGGAACGAGGCCCTCGTCGCTCGGACAGCTGCTCGGCGCTGGAACGGCGTCGGCCGAATCGGCGACGACCGAACCGCCGACCGGAGCGGCGGAACCGGAGACGGAGGCGACCGAACCGAACGAAACGGGGTCGGACGCGGCCGAGATAGACATCTCGGACCCGGACATCGCGGACGACGCCGACTCGATCGGCGGTGATGACGATGAGTGA